One window of the Flavobacteriaceae bacterium YJPT1-3 genome contains the following:
- a CDS encoding pyridoxine 5'-phosphate synthase: MQTKLSVNINKVATLRNSRGGMVPNVVQTAIDLEGFGAQGITIHPRPDERHIKYQDAYDLSEVVTTEFNIEGNPIEKFTEMVLKIKPTQVTLVPDAVDAITSNAGWDTVKHEAFLKEIISEFKQQGIRTSLFVDPDPDMVEGAARTGVDRIELYTEDYAVGYARGDKSSIKPYVVAALRAHELGLGLNAGHDLSLQNIAYFKEQIPHLLEVSIGHALIAESLYQGYESVIAQYLQKLR; the protein is encoded by the coding sequence ATGCAGACAAAATTAAGCGTAAATATTAACAAAGTAGCCACCTTGAGGAACTCTCGAGGTGGAATGGTGCCCAATGTGGTTCAAACGGCCATAGACCTGGAGGGATTTGGGGCTCAGGGGATCACTATTCATCCCCGTCCCGACGAGCGCCATATCAAATATCAGGATGCTTATGACTTGAGTGAGGTGGTCACCACTGAATTTAATATCGAGGGGAATCCCATAGAAAAATTTACAGAGATGGTCCTAAAGATCAAACCTACGCAGGTCACCCTGGTTCCTGACGCGGTAGACGCCATTACCTCCAATGCCGGTTGGGATACAGTCAAGCACGAGGCTTTTCTCAAAGAAATAATTTCTGAATTTAAGCAACAGGGAATTCGGACCTCCTTATTTGTGGATCCTGATCCGGACATGGTTGAAGGTGCTGCGCGTACCGGAGTGGACCGCATTGAATTGTATACCGAAGATTATGCCGTGGGATACGCTCGTGGAGACAAGTCCAGTATAAAGCCCTACGTGGTGGCTGCCTTAAGAGCTCACGAGCTGGGACTTGGGCTCAACGCGGGTCACGATCTCTCTCTTCAAAATATCGCTTACTTTAAAGAGCAAATACCGCATTTATTGGAAGTGTCCATTGGCCATGCCCTAATCGCTGAATCGCTTTATCAGGGTTATGAATCAGTCATTGCTCAATACCTGCAAAAACTTCGATAA
- a CDS encoding DUF6089 family protein, with amino-acid sequence MKYTVLAILFCFSAYWAPAQTYEIGLYGGASNFIGDVGATNYIAPNQPLYGGILKWNRSKRHSFRFTAIFTSLEANDLDSDESRRVQRGYTFENNITELSLGLEFTFLEFDMYDGRRPMTPYLYSGLTYFNHDELVLNTANELVTIGSSWDFALPVVLGFKMAVADHWVLAVEGGARYTFTDNLDGSAPDAEELPTFGNLSNNDWYFFTGLTITYSFGRQPCYCGF; translated from the coding sequence ATGAAGTACACCGTACTGGCAATTCTTTTTTGCTTTAGCGCTTATTGGGCTCCAGCGCAAACCTATGAGATTGGTTTGTACGGAGGGGCCTCCAATTTTATTGGAGACGTAGGAGCGACCAATTACATCGCGCCTAATCAGCCTCTTTACGGTGGGATTTTAAAATGGAACCGCAGCAAGCGCCACTCCTTTCGCTTCACAGCCATTTTTACCTCATTAGAAGCCAATGATCTGGACAGTGATGAATCCAGAAGAGTTCAGCGCGGATATACTTTTGAGAACAACATCACCGAGCTTTCGCTGGGATTGGAATTTACCTTCCTTGAATTTGATATGTACGATGGCAGACGCCCCATGACCCCTTATTTGTATAGCGGCCTGACCTATTTCAATCACGATGAGTTGGTCTTGAACACGGCCAACGAACTGGTTACTATTGGAAGCAGTTGGGATTTTGCACTTCCTGTAGTTCTTGGATTTAAAATGGCGGTAGCTGATCATTGGGTACTGGCGGTTGAGGGTGGAGCGCGATATACCTTTACAGATAATTTGGATGGAAGCGCTCCAGATGCGGAGGAACTTCCTACCTTTGGAAACCTGAGCAATAATGATTGGTACTTCTTTACCGGATTGACCATCACCTACAGCTTTGGACGCCAACCCTGCTATTGCGGTTTTTAA
- a CDS encoding alpha/beta fold hydrolase, which translates to MVVHSSVFGTGTPLLILHGFLGMGDNWKTLGRQFAEAGYEVHLIDQRNHGRSEHSPDFSYELMAADLKAYCDHNGLQKIALLGHSMGGKTAMLFATLYPELIDHLTVADIGPKFYPEHHQTILKSLAALSGDEEALSSRGNADEFMQQYIPDFGTRQFLLKNLYWKKDKTLGLRMNLPVLTERIAEIGKALPETAQYEGKTLFLRGAKSDYIMDDDLDLIHHHFPKAQLITIAEAGHWLHAENPDDFYAAVMEFLKN; encoded by the coding sequence ATGGTAGTGCATTCAAGCGTTTTTGGTACGGGTACTCCTTTGCTTATTCTGCACGGGTTTTTGGGAATGGGAGACAACTGGAAGACCCTCGGAAGGCAATTCGCGGAAGCGGGCTATGAAGTCCATCTGATTGATCAGCGCAACCACGGGCGCAGTGAACACAGTCCGGATTTTAGTTATGAGCTCATGGCAGCCGATTTGAAGGCTTATTGCGACCATAATGGATTACAAAAAATAGCCTTGTTGGGGCATTCGATGGGAGGTAAAACCGCCATGCTGTTTGCTACGCTTTATCCCGAGCTGATCGATCATCTTACTGTGGCGGATATTGGGCCAAAATTTTATCCGGAGCATCATCAAACCATTTTGAAAAGCCTGGCGGCCTTGTCCGGAGATGAAGAAGCATTATCCTCCAGAGGGAATGCTGACGAGTTCATGCAGCAGTACATTCCGGATTTTGGGACTCGGCAGTTTCTGTTGAAAAATCTCTACTGGAAAAAGGATAAGACCTTGGGTTTGCGGATGAATTTACCGGTCCTGACCGAACGCATTGCAGAAATTGGCAAAGCCTTACCGGAGACTGCGCAGTATGAGGGTAAAACCTTGTTTTTAAGAGGAGCGAAATCGGATTACATTATGGATGACGACCTCGATTTGATACATCATCATTTCCCCAAAGCGCAACTGATCACCATTGCTGAGGCAGGTCATTGGCTACATGCCGAGAATCCTGACGATTTTTACGCTGCCGTGATGGAATTTCTAAAGAACTAA
- a CDS encoding NAD kinase, whose translation MKVGIFGQFYHRNSGIYVQDMLDLLNDKGVEVIIEKNFLTLIQENEEIKKSYAHFSTFEELDSSYDLFFSIGGDGTILRTVTYVRDLGIPIVGINTGRLGFLATVQKDAIEQSINRILDGSYKISERSLVAIQTNPASSEIGHLNFALNEIAVTRKNTTAMISVSCSLNGEELTNYWADGLIISTPTGSTGYSLSCGGPVLTPDTASFILTPIAPHNLNARPLVVPDDTEITLEVSGREDAYMVSLDSRIATLPEHTRIKISKAPFTIKMVVLEEDTFLQTLRKKLLWGEDKRN comes from the coding sequence ATGAAGGTAGGCATCTTTGGTCAATTCTATCACCGAAATTCGGGCATCTACGTACAGGATATGCTTGACTTACTCAATGATAAAGGGGTGGAAGTGATCATTGAAAAGAATTTTCTGACCTTGATTCAGGAAAATGAAGAGATCAAAAAGTCGTACGCCCATTTCAGCACTTTTGAAGAATTAGACAGTTCTTATGATCTGTTTTTCAGCATTGGAGGTGACGGAACTATCTTAAGAACGGTGACCTATGTACGGGATCTGGGGATCCCCATTGTTGGGATCAACACGGGCCGACTCGGTTTCTTGGCTACTGTTCAGAAAGATGCTATTGAACAGTCAATCAACAGAATACTCGATGGCAGTTATAAAATCTCCGAACGCTCCCTGGTGGCTATACAGACCAATCCGGCAAGCAGTGAGATTGGTCATCTCAATTTCGCCTTGAATGAAATTGCGGTCACCCGGAAGAATACCACCGCTATGATCTCGGTTTCCTGTAGTTTGAATGGCGAAGAATTGACCAACTACTGGGCGGACGGGCTGATCATTTCTACACCTACCGGATCTACCGGCTATAGTTTGAGCTGTGGCGGACCTGTGCTGACTCCGGACACCGCTAGTTTTATTTTAACGCCTATCGCTCCTCACAATCTCAATGCGCGACCCTTGGTCGTTCCTGACGATACGGAGATCACTCTGGAGGTTTCCGGAAGGGAAGACGCCTACATGGTTTCTCTAGACTCTCGCATAGCCACACTGCCCGAACACACCCGGATCAAAATCTCTAAAGCGCCCTTCACCATCAAGATGGTCGTTCTGGAAGAGGATACCTTTCTGCAAACGCTGCGCAAGAAGCTCTTGTGGGGGGAAGACAAGCGCAATTAG
- a CDS encoding acetoin utilization protein acuB: MTTTITSFLINDVEPASLKGSIGDVQDLFTQTSYSHIPVVENGVFLGSLAEQDVHCFDAEDTIESHQYNLEPFLVRQDTHWLDILEAFAKANTNIMPVLDSDNTYLGYYELADIMNFFHSTPFLSESGSVVVVEKGLKDYSFSEIAQIVESNDGKVLGAFISKMENDIVEVSIKIGGVNFNEILQSFRRYNYNIQSQHQEDTYLIDLKERSKYLDKYLNI, translated from the coding sequence ATGACAACAACGATTACTTCTTTCCTGATCAACGATGTGGAGCCCGCCAGCTTAAAGGGGAGCATTGGCGACGTTCAGGATTTGTTCACCCAGACCTCCTACTCGCACATCCCCGTGGTAGAGAATGGCGTTTTCCTGGGTAGTCTGGCCGAACAGGATGTGCATTGTTTTGATGCCGAAGACACCATTGAGTCCCATCAATACAATCTGGAACCCTTTTTGGTACGTCAGGATACGCATTGGCTTGATATTTTGGAAGCTTTCGCGAAAGCGAACACTAACATCATGCCGGTTCTCGATTCAGACAATACCTATTTGGGATACTATGAATTGGCTGATATCATGAACTTTTTTCACAGTACTCCTTTTCTGAGCGAATCGGGAAGTGTGGTCGTGGTTGAAAAGGGATTGAAGGACTATTCCTTTAGTGAGATCGCCCAAATCGTGGAGAGTAATGACGGTAAAGTGTTGGGAGCCTTCATCTCCAAAATGGAGAATGATATCGTTGAAGTCAGCATTAAGATCGGTGGCGTCAACTTTAACGAGATCTTACAATCCTTTAGACGCTATAATTACAACATTCAATCACAACATCAGGAAGACACCTATTTGATCGACCTTAAAGAACGATCAAAGTATCTGGATAAATACCTTAACATCTAA
- a CDS encoding phage holin family protein — MKTIIKLLLTALAVVVLASILPGVAVASYWTAIIVAVVLALLRLIVKPILIILTLPLTILTLGLFLLVINAIVILLADGLISGFSVSGFWTALIFSLLLSLFQTLLFSLIKEGND, encoded by the coding sequence ATGAAAACCATAATTAAACTTTTACTCACCGCACTGGCGGTGGTGGTATTGGCAAGTATTTTGCCAGGCGTAGCCGTAGCTTCCTACTGGACTGCAATAATTGTAGCTGTTGTACTGGCGTTATTACGCCTGATCGTTAAACCCATTCTGATCATTCTGACGCTGCCGTTGACCATTCTTACCCTCGGACTTTTCCTGTTGGTCATCAACGCCATTGTCATTCTATTGGCAGACGGACTGATCAGTGGATTTAGTGTTAGTGGATTTTGGACCGCACTTATCTTTAGTTTGTTGTTATCTCTGTTCCAGACGCTCTTATTTTCCCTGATCAAGGAGGGTAACGACTAG